One window of the Salvia splendens isolate huo1 chromosome 1, SspV2, whole genome shotgun sequence genome contains the following:
- the LOC121744719 gene encoding uncharacterized protein LOC121744719 isoform X3: protein MGTDVGRQTDLHEEPVGGQTAEIGSCSQKNSVRCREGYSPRVEKHVIVEPKDASPWVSTRSFKPKLPHSVADLDTECTPSLPATRRTSLTSKLLEKASAASLNFCAAKSGLGSDVCKQKDFGRVYCSVEEWNVNNAEHVENPVCSIEQGVRQEKEQVQNNDRTIETGGRESLRIKLWEILGDVSSPSKQHPSLQCEVLHPDQERSKKQCPTEKLSLNSDTIESDSQVQVSTRPMTRSLARRKATRKRGNKSEPTNSTDRKECQRNRILSSKGDISVGSYGKLMDGSLPCKGEKFMGMSSRAETNQGVRHKNVEKRKQSEKSKSIPAVDKPMLLKNKVSNASSSTDRRNDVHVEPAKGTKNNSSFKFSLNAMTDQRDVQQPMVVEAPKKNLQEDICNSVLKRKRNSLQQQKGIKNNSSFELSLNAITDQRDVHQPVVVEAPKKNLQEDICNSVLKRKRNSPQLQKGIKNNFSFEIPLNAMTDQRDFQQSMDVEASKNILQEDMSDFLLKRKRNSLQPKSVTRNNSSFEVPLNSMTDKRDVEKSMDVEASKKNLQEDISGSLLLKKMNTVQPQKDTKNNSSFEFPLHSVTDQRDLELSMGVEASDKNMKEGISSDILLKKKKNTVHNTSTPSSEIKSHSSLQKSKQDELHGQSPAEKIFHRTGMQNFKSFLSSKSDKRGPDVQQEPSVGKSKNKEDNCLKRSPLVKPNAIIDEDSDNQSESLIDETDSESSEDESNCKDSEELSPEIRISENILHNSDKSLGNGKDVEVIGSSPASDSLKEGVPDASEMYMEENQEDGLTRAVALFTVALSHIKTKLKSISSRRSADILRTTVEEILLRLQNVESLIKTDVGKLTNLSNSKSKQLETRFQEKQEQLIGIHKRFNAEVEQHLQECGSLIANLEEHEIELKISMEKQRAAHKKFLSQVEQETNVQLEDAESRIMAVQEVAREKMLQLKLGVAECLNMVA, encoded by the exons ATGGGAACGGATGTTGGTAGACAGACCGATCTTCACGAG GAACCAGTGGGCGGCCAAACTGCTGAAATTGGAAGTTGCAGCCAAAAAAATAGTGTCAGATGCCGTGAAGGATATTCACCACGTGTGGAAAAACACGTGATAGTTGAACCGAAGGATGCCTCCCCTTGGGTTTCCACTAGATCTTTCAAGCCAAAGCTACCTCATTCAGTTGCAGATCTAGACACAGAATGTACTCCAAGTTTGCCAGCCACCAGAAGAACAAGTCTCACATCAAAGCTATTAGAGAAGGCATCTGCAGCTTCCCTCAACTTTTGTGCTGCTAAGTCTGGCTTAGGATCTGATGTATGCAAACAGAAGGACTTTGGTAGAGTGTACTGTTCCGTGGAGGAATGGAATGTTAATAATGCAGAGCATGTTGAGAATCCGGTATGTTCAATTGAACAAGGAGTTCGACAAGAAAAAGAACAGGTACAAAATAATGATAGGACAATAGAAACTGGGGGGCGAGAATCTCTGAGGATCAAGCTATgggagattttaggagatgtttcttcaCCAAGCAAACAGCATCCCAGTCTTCAGTGTGAGGTATTGCATCCAGATCAAGAGAGGAGCAAGAAGCAGTGTCCTACTGAAAAACTAAGCCTGAATTCAGACACTATTGAAAGTGATTCACAAGTGCAAGTTTCCACAAGGCCAATGACTCGTTCTTTAGCCCGGAGGAAAGCCACTAGAAAAAGAGGTAATAAGAGTGAACCAACAAATTCTACTGATAGAAAAGAGTGTCAACGGAACAGAATACTCTCATCCAAAGGAGATATATCTGTGGGATCATATGGTAAGTTGATGGATGGTTCTTTACCTTGCAAGGGAGAAAAATTTATGGGGATGAGTTCTCGAGCAGAGACAAATCAGGGTGTAAGGCATAAAAATGTAGAAAAGAGAAAGCAGTCAGAAAAGAGCAAATCAATACCAGCTGTGGATAAACCAATGTTGCTAAAGAATAAAGTTTCCAATGCTAGCAGTTCCACCGATAGAAGAAATGATGTACATGTTGAGCCAGCGAAGGGTACCAAGAATAATTCTTCATTTAAGTTTTCTCTGAATGCAATGACTGATCAAAGGGATGTTCAGCAGCCAATGGTTGTCGAAGCTCCAAAGAAGAATCTGCAAGAAGACATATGTAATTCCGTcttaaaaaggaaaaggaacTCTCTGCAGCAACAAAAGGGTATcaaaaataattcttcatttgAGTTGTCTCTTAATGCAATTACTGATCAGAGGGATGTTCATCAGCCAGTGGTTGTCGAAGCTCCAAAGAAGAATTTGCAAGAAGACATATGTAATTCTGTtttgaaaaggaaaaggaactCTCCGCAGCTACAAAAGGgtatcaaaaataatttttcatttgAGATTCCTCTTAATGCAATGACTGATCAAAGGGATTTTCAGCAGTCAATGGATGTCGAAGCTTCAAAGAATATTCTGCAGGAAGACATGTCTGATTTTCtgttaaaaagaaaaaggaactCACTGCAGCCAAAATCGGTTACTAGGAATAATTCTTCATTTGAGGTTCCTCTTAATTCTATGACTGATAAAAGAGATGTTGAGAAATCAATGGATGTTGAAGCATCAAAGAAGAATCTGCAAGAAGACATTTCTGGTTCTCTGTTACTAAAGAAAATGAACACTGTGCAGCCCCAAAAGGATACCAAGAATAACTCTTCGTTTGAGTTTCCTCTTCATTCAGTGACTGACCAAAGGGATCTTGAGCTGTCAATGGGTGTTGAAGCTTCAGATAAGAATATGAAAGAAGGCATATCTTCTGACATCCtgttgaaaaagaaaaagaacacTGTGCATAATACTTCAACCCCTTCTTCCGAGATTAAGTCACATAGCAGTTTGCAGAAAAGTAAGCAAGACGAACTTCATGGTCAAAGTCCTGCtgagaaaatatttcatagaACAGGCATGCAAAACTTTAAAAGCTTTCTGAGTTCAAAATCAGATAAACGCGGACCAGATGTGCAACAGGAACCATCT GTTGGTAAGAGTAAGAACAAAGAAGACAATTGTCTAAAGAGAAGTCCCCTTGTGAAACCAAATGCCATAATTGATGAAGACAGTGATAACCAGTCCGAATCTTTAATTGATGAGACTGATTCTGAGAGCTCTGAAGATGAATCAA ATTGCAAAGACTCAGAGGAATTGTCTCCTGAAATTCGCATATCTGAGAATATTCTACATAATTCCGATAAAAGTCTTGGCAATGGAAAAGATGTTGAAGTGATTGGATCTAGTCCTGCATCAGATTCATTGAAAG AAGGGGTACCTGATGCCAGTGAAATGTACATGGAAGAGAACCAGGAGGATGGTTTGACCAG GGCTGTTGCACTCTTTACTGTGGCTCTGTCTCATATTAAAACCAAACTGAAGTCAATAAGTAGCAGAAGGTCTGCTGATATTTTGCGCACTACAGTTGAGGAAATATTGTTACGATTACAGAATGTGGAATCTCTTATTAAAACAGATGT GGGAAAGCTGACCAATCTGAGTAATTCAAAAAGCAAACAGCTGGAAACTAGATTTCAAG AAAAACAGGAACAGTTGATTGGAATACATAAAAGGTTCAATGCAGAGGTTGAACAGCACCTCCAGGAATGTGGCAGCCTAATAGCAAATCTAGAGGAGCATGAGATAGAGCTCAAAATATCAATGGAAAAGCAAA GAGCAGCGCATAAAAAGTTTTTGTCACAAGTGGAGCAAGAAACCAATGTCCAACTTGAAGATGCTGAAAGCAGAATCATGGCTGTCCAAGAG GTGGCTAGGGAAAAGATGCTTCAACTGAAACTTGGGGTGGCTGAGTGCTTGAACATGGTGGCTTGA
- the LOC121740913 gene encoding pentatricopeptide repeat-containing protein At4g02750-like produces MRLLLSVWSDWDVVIWNSAISSVEDHNLGLNIFRKMAERDIVSYNTIISSYGFHGHARQALLLFDEMKSLAMRPSGATFVGLLSACSHAGLVDEGRSLYHSMVVDYGIRPNVEHYSCMVDLLGRAGRIGDACDIVRAMPEEPNASVLGCLLAACRLHNVDLIGEDILQDKLDDSGYHILISNMYASRKRWRDASRVRALIKEKGLRKKPGKSWTQIGHHTHVFDDGDSTHSEFGIIQETLKILFSEMRKGYHF; encoded by the coding sequence ATGCGGCTTTTGTTGAGCGTGTGGTCGGATTGGGACGTCGTGATATGGAACTCGGCAATTAGTTCCGTTGAGGATCATAATTTGGGTCTCAACATCTTTAGGAAGATGGCGGAAAGGGATATCGTGTCATACAATACGATCATTTCTTCCTACGGATTCCATGGCCATGCCAGGCAAGCGCTGCTGCTTTTCGATGAGATGAAATCTCTGGCAATGAGGCCAAGTGGAGCGACTTTCGTGGGACTCCTCTCCGCCTGCAGTCATGCAGGGCTAGTGGATGAGGGTCGCAGCCTCTATCATTCCATGGTCGTTGACTATGGCATACGGCCCAATGTGGAACACTACTCATGCATGGTGGACCTTCTTGGTAGAGCAGGACGGATTGGTGATGCGTGTGATATTGTTAGGGCGATGCCTGAGGAACCGAATGCTAGTGTTCTGGGGTGCTTGCTTGCTGCGTGTCGGCTCCACAATGTGGATCTTATCGGTGAAGATATTCTCCAAGATAAACTGGATGACTCTGGCTACCATATCCTTATTTCGAACATGTATGCATCGAGAAAGAGATGGAGAGATGCCTCGAGGGTTAGAGCTCTGATAAAGGAGAAAGGATTGAGAAAGAAACCGGGTAAGAGTTGGACGCAGATAGGTCACCACACTCATGTATTTGATGATGGAGATTCAACACATTCTGAGTTTGGGATTATACAAGAAACCTTGAAAATACTATTCTCAGAGATGAGGAAAGGGTATcatttttga
- the LOC121744719 gene encoding uncharacterized protein LOC121744719 isoform X2 produces the protein MGTDVGRQTDLHEEPMSDRRSLSSNYRYCSQSRKMSIGVLVDSISNAKTKYVQEPVGGQTAEIGSCSQKNSVRCREGYSPRVEKHVIVEPKDASPWVSTRSFKPKLPHSVADLDTECTPSLPATRRTSLTSKLLEKASAASLNFCAAKSGLGSDVCKQKDFGRVYCSVEEWNVNNAEHVENPVCSIEQGVRQEKEQVQNNDRTIETGGRESLRIKLWEILGDVSSPSKQHPSLQCEVLHPDQERSKKQCPTEKLSLNSDTIESDSQVQVSTRPMTRSLARRKATRKRGNKSEPTNSTDRKECQRNRILSSKGDISVGSYGKLMDGSLPCKGEKFMGMSSRAETNQGVRHKNVEKRKQSEKSKSIPAVDKPMLLKNKVSNASSSTDRRNDVHVEPAKGTKNNSSFKFSLNAMTDQRDVQQPMVVEAPKKNLQEDICNSVLKRKRNSLQQQKGIKNNSSFELSLNAITDQRDVHQPVVVEAPKKNLQEDICNSVLKRKRNSPQLQKGIKNNFSFEIPLNAMTDQRDFQQSMDVEASKNILQEDMSDFLLKRKRNSLQPKSVTRNNSSFEVPLNSMTDKRDVEKSMDVEASKKNLQEDISGSLLLKKMNTVQPQKDTKNNSSFEFPLHSVTDQRDLELSMGVEASDKNMKEGISSDILLKKKKNTVHNTSTPSSEIKSHSSLQKSKQDELHGQSPAEKIFHRTGMQNFKSFLSSKSDKRGPDVQQEPSVGKSKNKEDNCLKRSPLVKPNAIIDEDSDNQSESLIDETDSESSEDESNCKDSEELSPEIRISENILHNSDKSLGNGKDVEVIGSSPASDSLKGVPDASEMYMEENQEDGLTRAVALFTVALSHIKTKLKSISSRRSADILRTTVEEILLRLQNVESLIKTDVGKLTNLSNSKSKQLETRFQEKQEQLIGIHKRFNAEVEQHLQECGSLIANLEEHEIELKISMEKQRAAHKKFLSQVEQETNVQLEDAESRIMAVQEVAREKMLQLKLGVAECLNMVA, from the exons ATGGGAACGGATGTTGGTAGACAGACCGATCTTCACGAG GAGCCGATGAGTGATCGTCGGAGTCTTAGTAGCAACTACCGTTACTGCAGTCAATCCAGGAAGATGTCTATAGGAGTTCTTGTTGATTCTATTTCCAATGCCAAAACAAAATATGTTCAGGAACCAGTGGGCGGCCAAACTGCTGAAATTGGAAGTTGCAGCCAAAAAAATAGTGTCAGATGCCGTGAAGGATATTCACCACGTGTGGAAAAACACGTGATAGTTGAACCGAAGGATGCCTCCCCTTGGGTTTCCACTAGATCTTTCAAGCCAAAGCTACCTCATTCAGTTGCAGATCTAGACACAGAATGTACTCCAAGTTTGCCAGCCACCAGAAGAACAAGTCTCACATCAAAGCTATTAGAGAAGGCATCTGCAGCTTCCCTCAACTTTTGTGCTGCTAAGTCTGGCTTAGGATCTGATGTATGCAAACAGAAGGACTTTGGTAGAGTGTACTGTTCCGTGGAGGAATGGAATGTTAATAATGCAGAGCATGTTGAGAATCCGGTATGTTCAATTGAACAAGGAGTTCGACAAGAAAAAGAACAGGTACAAAATAATGATAGGACAATAGAAACTGGGGGGCGAGAATCTCTGAGGATCAAGCTATgggagattttaggagatgtttcttcaCCAAGCAAACAGCATCCCAGTCTTCAGTGTGAGGTATTGCATCCAGATCAAGAGAGGAGCAAGAAGCAGTGTCCTACTGAAAAACTAAGCCTGAATTCAGACACTATTGAAAGTGATTCACAAGTGCAAGTTTCCACAAGGCCAATGACTCGTTCTTTAGCCCGGAGGAAAGCCACTAGAAAAAGAGGTAATAAGAGTGAACCAACAAATTCTACTGATAGAAAAGAGTGTCAACGGAACAGAATACTCTCATCCAAAGGAGATATATCTGTGGGATCATATGGTAAGTTGATGGATGGTTCTTTACCTTGCAAGGGAGAAAAATTTATGGGGATGAGTTCTCGAGCAGAGACAAATCAGGGTGTAAGGCATAAAAATGTAGAAAAGAGAAAGCAGTCAGAAAAGAGCAAATCAATACCAGCTGTGGATAAACCAATGTTGCTAAAGAATAAAGTTTCCAATGCTAGCAGTTCCACCGATAGAAGAAATGATGTACATGTTGAGCCAGCGAAGGGTACCAAGAATAATTCTTCATTTAAGTTTTCTCTGAATGCAATGACTGATCAAAGGGATGTTCAGCAGCCAATGGTTGTCGAAGCTCCAAAGAAGAATCTGCAAGAAGACATATGTAATTCCGTcttaaaaaggaaaaggaacTCTCTGCAGCAACAAAAGGGTATcaaaaataattcttcatttgAGTTGTCTCTTAATGCAATTACTGATCAGAGGGATGTTCATCAGCCAGTGGTTGTCGAAGCTCCAAAGAAGAATTTGCAAGAAGACATATGTAATTCTGTtttgaaaaggaaaaggaactCTCCGCAGCTACAAAAGGgtatcaaaaataatttttcatttgAGATTCCTCTTAATGCAATGACTGATCAAAGGGATTTTCAGCAGTCAATGGATGTCGAAGCTTCAAAGAATATTCTGCAGGAAGACATGTCTGATTTTCtgttaaaaagaaaaaggaactCACTGCAGCCAAAATCGGTTACTAGGAATAATTCTTCATTTGAGGTTCCTCTTAATTCTATGACTGATAAAAGAGATGTTGAGAAATCAATGGATGTTGAAGCATCAAAGAAGAATCTGCAAGAAGACATTTCTGGTTCTCTGTTACTAAAGAAAATGAACACTGTGCAGCCCCAAAAGGATACCAAGAATAACTCTTCGTTTGAGTTTCCTCTTCATTCAGTGACTGACCAAAGGGATCTTGAGCTGTCAATGGGTGTTGAAGCTTCAGATAAGAATATGAAAGAAGGCATATCTTCTGACATCCtgttgaaaaagaaaaagaacacTGTGCATAATACTTCAACCCCTTCTTCCGAGATTAAGTCACATAGCAGTTTGCAGAAAAGTAAGCAAGACGAACTTCATGGTCAAAGTCCTGCtgagaaaatatttcatagaACAGGCATGCAAAACTTTAAAAGCTTTCTGAGTTCAAAATCAGATAAACGCGGACCAGATGTGCAACAGGAACCATCT GTTGGTAAGAGTAAGAACAAAGAAGACAATTGTCTAAAGAGAAGTCCCCTTGTGAAACCAAATGCCATAATTGATGAAGACAGTGATAACCAGTCCGAATCTTTAATTGATGAGACTGATTCTGAGAGCTCTGAAGATGAATCAA ATTGCAAAGACTCAGAGGAATTGTCTCCTGAAATTCGCATATCTGAGAATATTCTACATAATTCCGATAAAAGTCTTGGCAATGGAAAAGATGTTGAAGTGATTGGATCTAGTCCTGCATCAGATTCATTGAAAG GGGTACCTGATGCCAGTGAAATGTACATGGAAGAGAACCAGGAGGATGGTTTGACCAG GGCTGTTGCACTCTTTACTGTGGCTCTGTCTCATATTAAAACCAAACTGAAGTCAATAAGTAGCAGAAGGTCTGCTGATATTTTGCGCACTACAGTTGAGGAAATATTGTTACGATTACAGAATGTGGAATCTCTTATTAAAACAGATGT GGGAAAGCTGACCAATCTGAGTAATTCAAAAAGCAAACAGCTGGAAACTAGATTTCAAG AAAAACAGGAACAGTTGATTGGAATACATAAAAGGTTCAATGCAGAGGTTGAACAGCACCTCCAGGAATGTGGCAGCCTAATAGCAAATCTAGAGGAGCATGAGATAGAGCTCAAAATATCAATGGAAAAGCAAA GAGCAGCGCATAAAAAGTTTTTGTCACAAGTGGAGCAAGAAACCAATGTCCAACTTGAAGATGCTGAAAGCAGAATCATGGCTGTCCAAGAG GTGGCTAGGGAAAAGATGCTTCAACTGAAACTTGGGGTGGCTGAGTGCTTGAACATGGTGGCTTGA
- the LOC121744719 gene encoding uncharacterized protein LOC121744719 isoform X1: MGTDVGRQTDLHEEPMSDRRSLSSNYRYCSQSRKMSIGVLVDSISNAKTKYVQEPVGGQTAEIGSCSQKNSVRCREGYSPRVEKHVIVEPKDASPWVSTRSFKPKLPHSVADLDTECTPSLPATRRTSLTSKLLEKASAASLNFCAAKSGLGSDVCKQKDFGRVYCSVEEWNVNNAEHVENPVCSIEQGVRQEKEQVQNNDRTIETGGRESLRIKLWEILGDVSSPSKQHPSLQCEVLHPDQERSKKQCPTEKLSLNSDTIESDSQVQVSTRPMTRSLARRKATRKRGNKSEPTNSTDRKECQRNRILSSKGDISVGSYGKLMDGSLPCKGEKFMGMSSRAETNQGVRHKNVEKRKQSEKSKSIPAVDKPMLLKNKVSNASSSTDRRNDVHVEPAKGTKNNSSFKFSLNAMTDQRDVQQPMVVEAPKKNLQEDICNSVLKRKRNSLQQQKGIKNNSSFELSLNAITDQRDVHQPVVVEAPKKNLQEDICNSVLKRKRNSPQLQKGIKNNFSFEIPLNAMTDQRDFQQSMDVEASKNILQEDMSDFLLKRKRNSLQPKSVTRNNSSFEVPLNSMTDKRDVEKSMDVEASKKNLQEDISGSLLLKKMNTVQPQKDTKNNSSFEFPLHSVTDQRDLELSMGVEASDKNMKEGISSDILLKKKKNTVHNTSTPSSEIKSHSSLQKSKQDELHGQSPAEKIFHRTGMQNFKSFLSSKSDKRGPDVQQEPSVGKSKNKEDNCLKRSPLVKPNAIIDEDSDNQSESLIDETDSESSEDESNCKDSEELSPEIRISENILHNSDKSLGNGKDVEVIGSSPASDSLKEGVPDASEMYMEENQEDGLTRAVALFTVALSHIKTKLKSISSRRSADILRTTVEEILLRLQNVESLIKTDVGKLTNLSNSKSKQLETRFQEKQEQLIGIHKRFNAEVEQHLQECGSLIANLEEHEIELKISMEKQRAAHKKFLSQVEQETNVQLEDAESRIMAVQEVAREKMLQLKLGVAECLNMVA, translated from the exons ATGGGAACGGATGTTGGTAGACAGACCGATCTTCACGAG GAGCCGATGAGTGATCGTCGGAGTCTTAGTAGCAACTACCGTTACTGCAGTCAATCCAGGAAGATGTCTATAGGAGTTCTTGTTGATTCTATTTCCAATGCCAAAACAAAATATGTTCAGGAACCAGTGGGCGGCCAAACTGCTGAAATTGGAAGTTGCAGCCAAAAAAATAGTGTCAGATGCCGTGAAGGATATTCACCACGTGTGGAAAAACACGTGATAGTTGAACCGAAGGATGCCTCCCCTTGGGTTTCCACTAGATCTTTCAAGCCAAAGCTACCTCATTCAGTTGCAGATCTAGACACAGAATGTACTCCAAGTTTGCCAGCCACCAGAAGAACAAGTCTCACATCAAAGCTATTAGAGAAGGCATCTGCAGCTTCCCTCAACTTTTGTGCTGCTAAGTCTGGCTTAGGATCTGATGTATGCAAACAGAAGGACTTTGGTAGAGTGTACTGTTCCGTGGAGGAATGGAATGTTAATAATGCAGAGCATGTTGAGAATCCGGTATGTTCAATTGAACAAGGAGTTCGACAAGAAAAAGAACAGGTACAAAATAATGATAGGACAATAGAAACTGGGGGGCGAGAATCTCTGAGGATCAAGCTATgggagattttaggagatgtttcttcaCCAAGCAAACAGCATCCCAGTCTTCAGTGTGAGGTATTGCATCCAGATCAAGAGAGGAGCAAGAAGCAGTGTCCTACTGAAAAACTAAGCCTGAATTCAGACACTATTGAAAGTGATTCACAAGTGCAAGTTTCCACAAGGCCAATGACTCGTTCTTTAGCCCGGAGGAAAGCCACTAGAAAAAGAGGTAATAAGAGTGAACCAACAAATTCTACTGATAGAAAAGAGTGTCAACGGAACAGAATACTCTCATCCAAAGGAGATATATCTGTGGGATCATATGGTAAGTTGATGGATGGTTCTTTACCTTGCAAGGGAGAAAAATTTATGGGGATGAGTTCTCGAGCAGAGACAAATCAGGGTGTAAGGCATAAAAATGTAGAAAAGAGAAAGCAGTCAGAAAAGAGCAAATCAATACCAGCTGTGGATAAACCAATGTTGCTAAAGAATAAAGTTTCCAATGCTAGCAGTTCCACCGATAGAAGAAATGATGTACATGTTGAGCCAGCGAAGGGTACCAAGAATAATTCTTCATTTAAGTTTTCTCTGAATGCAATGACTGATCAAAGGGATGTTCAGCAGCCAATGGTTGTCGAAGCTCCAAAGAAGAATCTGCAAGAAGACATATGTAATTCCGTcttaaaaaggaaaaggaacTCTCTGCAGCAACAAAAGGGTATcaaaaataattcttcatttgAGTTGTCTCTTAATGCAATTACTGATCAGAGGGATGTTCATCAGCCAGTGGTTGTCGAAGCTCCAAAGAAGAATTTGCAAGAAGACATATGTAATTCTGTtttgaaaaggaaaaggaactCTCCGCAGCTACAAAAGGgtatcaaaaataatttttcatttgAGATTCCTCTTAATGCAATGACTGATCAAAGGGATTTTCAGCAGTCAATGGATGTCGAAGCTTCAAAGAATATTCTGCAGGAAGACATGTCTGATTTTCtgttaaaaagaaaaaggaactCACTGCAGCCAAAATCGGTTACTAGGAATAATTCTTCATTTGAGGTTCCTCTTAATTCTATGACTGATAAAAGAGATGTTGAGAAATCAATGGATGTTGAAGCATCAAAGAAGAATCTGCAAGAAGACATTTCTGGTTCTCTGTTACTAAAGAAAATGAACACTGTGCAGCCCCAAAAGGATACCAAGAATAACTCTTCGTTTGAGTTTCCTCTTCATTCAGTGACTGACCAAAGGGATCTTGAGCTGTCAATGGGTGTTGAAGCTTCAGATAAGAATATGAAAGAAGGCATATCTTCTGACATCCtgttgaaaaagaaaaagaacacTGTGCATAATACTTCAACCCCTTCTTCCGAGATTAAGTCACATAGCAGTTTGCAGAAAAGTAAGCAAGACGAACTTCATGGTCAAAGTCCTGCtgagaaaatatttcatagaACAGGCATGCAAAACTTTAAAAGCTTTCTGAGTTCAAAATCAGATAAACGCGGACCAGATGTGCAACAGGAACCATCT GTTGGTAAGAGTAAGAACAAAGAAGACAATTGTCTAAAGAGAAGTCCCCTTGTGAAACCAAATGCCATAATTGATGAAGACAGTGATAACCAGTCCGAATCTTTAATTGATGAGACTGATTCTGAGAGCTCTGAAGATGAATCAA ATTGCAAAGACTCAGAGGAATTGTCTCCTGAAATTCGCATATCTGAGAATATTCTACATAATTCCGATAAAAGTCTTGGCAATGGAAAAGATGTTGAAGTGATTGGATCTAGTCCTGCATCAGATTCATTGAAAG AAGGGGTACCTGATGCCAGTGAAATGTACATGGAAGAGAACCAGGAGGATGGTTTGACCAG GGCTGTTGCACTCTTTACTGTGGCTCTGTCTCATATTAAAACCAAACTGAAGTCAATAAGTAGCAGAAGGTCTGCTGATATTTTGCGCACTACAGTTGAGGAAATATTGTTACGATTACAGAATGTGGAATCTCTTATTAAAACAGATGT GGGAAAGCTGACCAATCTGAGTAATTCAAAAAGCAAACAGCTGGAAACTAGATTTCAAG AAAAACAGGAACAGTTGATTGGAATACATAAAAGGTTCAATGCAGAGGTTGAACAGCACCTCCAGGAATGTGGCAGCCTAATAGCAAATCTAGAGGAGCATGAGATAGAGCTCAAAATATCAATGGAAAAGCAAA GAGCAGCGCATAAAAAGTTTTTGTCACAAGTGGAGCAAGAAACCAATGTCCAACTTGAAGATGCTGAAAGCAGAATCATGGCTGTCCAAGAG GTGGCTAGGGAAAAGATGCTTCAACTGAAACTTGGGGTGGCTGAGTGCTTGAACATGGTGGCTTGA